From the genome of Micromonospora lupini:
AGCTGGGCCGAACCGGTGCCGTTGGTGGCGGTGACGACAACCCTGATCCGGTCGGTCACGATCGGGGCCGCGAGACTGTGCGTGCGGCGACGCTTCCGGTTGTCGGCCACCGACACGAGCGGTTGCCAACCGGCCCCGGCGGCGCGGGCCTCGATCCGGTAGTCGCGCACGAGCGTCGGCATGAGCGTGAACGGCATCCGGTGATGGGGCAGATTGATCAGGTCCTCGTTGACGTCGTCGTTGGCGATGATCTCGACCCGGCTCACCGTCACCGGCTCCGCCCAGGCCAGTTGCAACCACGGCTCGCCGTCCGTGGCGAGGGGCCGCGACATCCACAGGTGCGGTCCGGCGTAGGGGCGCAGGTACCCGTCGACCACCTTGTCGGCGGAGTAGGCAGCCGTCGGACCGGTGCGCAGGCAGAAGGTCCGGCGGCGCAGGGCCGTGCTCTTCCAGTCGAGCACCGGTTGCCGCTCCTTGCGGCCCGCCGCCGGCGGCACGTGCGACAGGGACAGGACGCCGGGGACTGTCGTGTCCGCGACGTGCAGGGTCACGGCGGGGTTGGCCCGTACCCGCAGGAAGGCGTTGCGCGCGGTGGGCGGCGTCCACTCCAGCGGAAGGCGGACCCATTGCCGCACGCCCGCTCCGACCGGGACCTCCACGGTGTCGATCAGCGTTCCCGGTACGTAGTTCTGTCCGAGGCCGGTGTCGTGGAGGTCCACCACGAGCGTCGTGGCCTCGGCCGCGTCGACGAGGAGTTCCGGCCCCGCCAGGGCGGGATCGACCGGCAGCACGATCCCGGCGTCGGCGGTCAGCGGCCACTGGGCACCCGGTCCGGTCACCTCGATCCCGTCAAGCGTCGAGGACGCCGTCACCAGCGCCGTGCGGGCCTGATCGGTGGGGTCGGCCGCGGCCACGCCCATGAGCGACGCGTCGGAGCGCAACAGGGTCTGCTGGAGGTGACCCGTGTCGAGTTCGCGTGGGGCCACCTTTGCGTCGAGACACAGGGCGGCGGCGGTTCCCGCCGCCTGGCCCAGCGTCGCGCAGGTGGCCATCACCCGGGTCGACCCGAACGCGATGTGGCTGGCCGATACGTTGCGCCCGGCGAACAGCAGGTTCGTGGTGTTCACCGAGTACAGGCACCGGTAGGGGATGGGGTAGACGCCGTCCGGGTGCAGGTGTTTGGAGGCGACCTCGGTCGCATACATGCCCTGCGGGGGATGCATGTCGATGGACCAACCGCCGAAGGCGATCTGGTCGGGGAACTCCTTCTGGCCCATGATGTCGTTCTGGGTCAGCACGTGGTCGCCGATGAACCTCCGGTACTCCCGCTTGCCGGGGACGGCCCCGACCCATTCCAGGGTCATCGTGTCCGCGTCGAACCGGCCCGAGTTCTTGATGTGGTCCCAGATGCCGTAGATGACCGACCACAGTTCGTCCCGGATGACGTCGTTGTCGTGGACGGTGTCCAGCTCCCCGCCGTACTCGATCCACCAGTACGCGGTCCCGTTGTCACCGGCCCGGATGATGCGCTGCTGCGGGATGCTGGTCCGCGTGATGTCCTTGGCGAACGACGGCGCCACGTAGGTGACCGGCTCACCGGCGTCCTTGGTGTAGAAGAGCAGGGTGCTGCCGAGGGTGATGTCGTCGGCCTCGGCGGGCGCCCAGGGTTCGCCGTACTGGCCGCTGGCCTCCCGGCCGATGCGGTACTCGGCGCCGGCCAGGTGGCCGACCAGTCCGTCGCCTGTGCAGTCGAGGAAGATCGGCGACGAGAAGTGGATGAGCCGTTCCGAGCCCATCATCCATCCGGTGACGGAGTGGATCTGCCGCGCCTCGGGCGGCCCGTCCGCGTCGACGTCGCGGACGTCGGTGTTGAGGTACAGGGAGATGTTCGGTTCCGCCCGCACGGCGTCGAGCACGACCGTGTCCCACACGTACGGGTTGCCCTGCGGGTTGCGGTACTGGTTCTCCACGAACAGCTCACCCATGATCCCGCCTTCGCGGGCGTAGTGGTTGTCGCCGTGGCTCGTAGCACCCACCACCCAGACCCGCACCTCGCTGCTGGAGTTGCCGCCCAGCACCGGCCGGTTGTTGATCAGCGCGACCGTCCGGCCGAGGCGGGCGGCGGCGATGGCTGCGCACACACCCGCCAGACCACCGCCCACCACTGTGATGTCGTGTCCGGCGTGTTCAACACGCATGGTGATGAGCCTCCGTCGGTGTCACTTGAGCCCCGTGCGGCTCAGTGCGGACAGGAACTGGCGCTGGAACACGAGGAACACGATGATCATCGGTACGACCGAGGAGGTGGCCGCGGCCATCGACAGGCCACCGGCGAGGCCGCCGTCGCCGTCGACGAAACGGGTCAGGCCGACGGGAAGCGTGTAGTTCTCGTCGGTGGAGAGCATGATCAGCGGCGTCTCGTAGCTGTTCCACGACCAGACGAAGCCGAGAATCGCCAGTGCCGCGAGGACGGGCTTCGCCATCGGCAGGTAGATGCGCCAGTAGATCGACCACTCGCCGGCACCGTCGATGCGCGCGGCCTCGGCCAACTCCCCGGGTACGGCGGAGAAGTGCTGGCGCATCAGGAAGGTGCCGAAGACTGTGAACATGCTCGGCAGGATCAGCGCCCACAGCGTGTCGTACAGGCCGACGGCCTGGAAGAACATGAACCGGGGCACGAGCAGCAACTGGGTCGGCACGATCGAGGTCGCGATATAGAGCAGGAAGAGGCGGTCGCGACCTTTGAACCGCATGCGGGCGAAGGCGTACCCGGCCAGGGAGGATGTGAACAGCTCACCCGTGACGGCAGCGGTCGCCACGATCAGGGAGTTGCCGAAGTAGCGCAGCAGGGGCGGGTCGCCGGCCCACACGTCCGCGTAGTTGACCCACCGAACCGGGTCGGGAATCCACGTCACCGGAAGTGTGAACACGTCGATGTTGCGTTTGAGCGAAGCCGAGATCATCCACACCAGCGGGAGGGCGAAGAGCACGGCGATCGCCCACATGACGACGCTCAGCAACCAGGTGCGCAGGGTCCGGTCTGTACGGCTGCGGGTCATGTGTAGAGCCCCCGTCCCTTCTGGAACCGCCACAGCACCAGCGTCAGCAGCAGTACCGCGGCGAACGTGACGACGCCTATCGCCGCGGCGTAGCCGAACTTGTAGGCCTGGAAACCGGACTGGTACATGTAGTAGGCCAGCACGGTGGTGGACTCCCCCGGGCCGCCGCCGGTCAGGAAGGCGATCAACCCGAACCCCTGCGACGTG
Proteins encoded in this window:
- a CDS encoding carbohydrate ABC transporter permease; protein product: MTRSRTDRTLRTWLLSVVMWAIAVLFALPLVWMISASLKRNIDVFTLPVTWIPDPVRWVNYADVWAGDPPLLRYFGNSLIVATAAVTGELFTSSLAGYAFARMRFKGRDRLFLLYIATSIVPTQLLLVPRFMFFQAVGLYDTLWALILPSMFTVFGTFLMRQHFSAVPGELAEAARIDGAGEWSIYWRIYLPMAKPVLAALAILGFVWSWNSYETPLIMLSTDENYTLPVGLTRFVDGDGGLAGGLSMAAATSSVVPMIIVFLVFQRQFLSALSRTGLK
- a CDS encoding FAD-dependent oxidoreductase; translation: MRVEHAGHDITVVGGGLAGVCAAIAAARLGRTVALINNRPVLGGNSSSEVRVWVVGATSHGDNHYAREGGIMGELFVENQYRNPQGNPYVWDTVVLDAVRAEPNISLYLNTDVRDVDADGPPEARQIHSVTGWMMGSERLIHFSSPIFLDCTGDGLVGHLAGAEYRIGREASGQYGEPWAPAEADDITLGSTLLFYTKDAGEPVTYVAPSFAKDITRTSIPQQRIIRAGDNGTAYWWIEYGGELDTVHDNDVIRDELWSVIYGIWDHIKNSGRFDADTMTLEWVGAVPGKREYRRFIGDHVLTQNDIMGQKEFPDQIAFGGWSIDMHPPQGMYATEVASKHLHPDGVYPIPYRCLYSVNTTNLLFAGRNVSASHIAFGSTRVMATCATLGQAAGTAAALCLDAKVAPRELDTGHLQQTLLRSDASLMGVAAADPTDQARTALVTASSTLDGIEVTGPGAQWPLTADAGIVLPVDPALAGPELLVDAAEATTLVVDLHDTGLGQNYVPGTLIDTVEVPVGAGVRQWVRLPLEWTPPTARNAFLRVRANPAVTLHVADTTVPGVLSLSHVPPAAGRKERQPVLDWKSTALRRRTFCLRTGPTAAYSADKVVDGYLRPYAGPHLWMSRPLATDGEPWLQLAWAEPVTVSRVEIIANDDVNEDLINLPHHRMPFTLMPTLVRDYRIEARAAGAGWQPLVSVADNRKRRRTHSLAAPIVTDRIRVVVTATNGTGSAQLIAVRVYA